Genomic DNA from Polyodon spathula isolate WHYD16114869_AA chromosome 8, ASM1765450v1, whole genome shotgun sequence:
ACTGGAAGTGACGCTATACTGCGTTCATTTCTCCAATGGCACTTTTTTGGAATACATGGTTAGATACATTTAACACAACTGGAACCATTTAAAAGATCTAAACAGGGACTGATGGAAATACATTAGCTCTATATAAATGCTGCTGGTGTTTTCCCCTCAGGGGTGACTTACTAATCCCCTTATTAACAGCAATGAATACAGAGCAGAGAACTACTTGGCACAGCAAGCGTACACGGTTTACTCCTCCAAGCTGTCTTTCCTCTCGTGAAAGACAAGAAACCCAGCAACGATGTTTACCACATGAAAAATATGAGCTGCACCAGAGAATCTAAAAACTGCAGACAGAATTATTCTGGCAGCAGAAATAATTGGCTTTACAGGCAGTTAATGATCTGTCAGTTAACTTCTCTTTTAATTTCACTGCATCACACATTGTTATAAGCAGAGCGGACACTGGGGGTGGTAGGAGCAATTCATCTGGATCCCAAGGGAATCAGGATATCTTTGGTTAAGGGTATTTTAGCAGCATAACAGCATCAAATCAGCCTTCCCTAAACTGTATGTAATGTGTGACTCTTTCCAgcctatttttattgtattaactaAAATGGTGTttgcctaacacagcacatcacactAGCATGTGCTCGCAAATATAATTGCTAATATTGTGTTCAAAGATCTATGGATAGTGGGGGTTTGGGGGAATGCTTTCTTATAACAATCTGGTATTGTGCGGCTTTCATTCTCCCACAATTATGAAGGCGTATACAGATTTTCCCAAACGTTCTGACTCAAGAGCTTTCACAGAAACAGCTTCTAAATATCCACAGAAGAAAGGTTTTGTTCGTCATAccttcatattttttaaagatttttttcattaaaaagttattttagttGGTATTTTAAATGGAATGGAACCATTTTTTGTATGTAAAACGAACAACAAATATTGCAATGTAACCAAATGAATAACACTGCAATGGATGTGTTGCTTGTAATCTTTACCTACTTGTGATGTACTGCTTGAAGCCATGATATCTGGTTAACTAGATAAACAGGCAATATAACGCCCCTGTCCCAGGAGATGGCTTGTTCAATATAATTTCAATATACTTGAAGAGCGGGCAGTTATCTTTTCACACCTACCAAATAAGTAGTAAGCAAGGTGAGTGGGGCAAAACAGGcaacaatacatactgtactagCACAAGTGTATATCATCCGGGGAGCCAGCGCATATGTGACCCAATTAACCCTTGTTTCCACTGCACATCCAGGCTGTCAGCAAGCCAGGCTGGCCTGGTGCTGCACCTTAAGAGCCTTACATAGTCTCCACTGCATGACCATGGCTTGGGCAGGAATGAGCGCTTATAAAACTGACATCACATGTGTAGTAAATTGATGAAAACAGTGAACGCAATGCCTGTGAAACTGTAGCATTTAATTAAACCAGTACTGTAGCAACAGAGCACTGACCTGTGAAGTAACGTTCTTACCTTAAGCTGCCCTTAGtattccagggatggaaataagactcccaatgcAGAGCAGTTTGCCAGCTAAGGAGGAAGAACGACTGGGGTTGGTtctcttataaaggtttaccacagtatttttgcagttagtcaatgcatttaccatagtttgccatgtttattaatatgctttagcacATCTCTCTAGTCTTTATTAttcttgcctatgctttaccatgatttcactgtgctttatcacactttgctgtgcttttactctgGGAAACTTTCATAAGGATTCTTACAGTTAACACACTAAGAAATTGCCCTTTTAATTAAAGCATGATCTTAAATTTAAATTAAGGTGCTGTGTACCAAATAATAGAACAAACTATTATGTTGATAAAGTTTGAAAgaaagaagtttgttttttagTGATGATTTAAACAATTAacatgtataattttaaaaaaatagtttattgtCATTATTCTATTGGCTGACATATGGAAAGAAATATACCCAGTACCTTGATGAGAATCTACTCTCATAGCTAATCCACTCATGTAAAATGAATTTTGTGTTTCTGAATGCTTGTCTTTCACAGTGCTAACACATCAACAAAACATGCTGCGATTTTTGGACTGATATTTACCAACACAATTCCATATTCAATGAAACACACCCATTCCATATCTACCAGGGGTCTGCCTGTTTGTAAAGGCAAACTCTAAATTGCATCCTACATCTCAATCATTTCTTTAAAGGGTATCTTTTTTAGGTTCAGTCTACATTAAcatgctaaaatgttttttttttccagactccTCATCACACACCCCCAATcaattttattgacaaaaaaaattgcaaataaattATGCATTCCTTGTGGTTTGAACCACAGACCTTAACCAGGTAGTGTCATCTTCAATCTCTTTCTGTTGCATAGCCCGATACACCTTGTCTAAATGAAATGCAACCCAATCGTGGAAAAGGGCGTTAATGTTATAAATAGACAGGAGAAGCATCTGGCCAGAAAAAAAATAGCTATAGTATAAAAACTGGAATTATATGCCAGAATATTTATCATTTATGACATATGTTTTTATATCATCCGTACAAGCATGTTTATCAGCACTGTCACGACCGATTcatttccagcactctgctacaCACTCTGTTAAAAATATAACGGCTGGTTCAAATGTTCACGAACTCGgagtcattttaattaaacaggctttcgggttttttatttttttttttttatttcaagtcttCTGGTACCGTTTGTGTTACAAAGAGCCCACCAACAAATAATAACAACCATGCTTCTGTCTTTCgaagttctttaaaaaatgtcattatattattaaataatatcttCTTTTTAGTATCACTGGCGATACTGCAAGATGTATAATGATTGTACGTGGTACAGCGTTGATGTGTAACCCTTTTACGCTGTAATTGTTGCCACTCGGATGATTTGGGGAAGCACTTAAGTACTCGCCTTTTACATGATTACGTTTGACCTTCTCACGGTACCGTAGTTTCATTTTGGTCTTCGTAAGCCCTTCTAAAATCCTGCTGTTTACTGTGTTTGGTTTGAATTGCAGTTACACGCCGGCTGGTTTGCATATTGTCTTGCAGCTATACGCACTCTTAGTTGGTGATCGATCTTTTCCAGCGTTGCTCGTGTAACACCGCGGAAGTGACACTGTGTCCCACCGCTTCTCGGTTGTACTCGGCTTTGCAAAGGAAACTACAGAAAGCGATGGCGGCTGCAGAATCACAGAGGTGCAAGTTTTTAATCGTTGGTGGAGGCATCGCAGGGGTCACATGCGCTGAGCAGGTTAGCAGGTTGAGTTTAACTGAAAATCGCATTTCACTTAAGTTCTGTACGGTCAGAAGTGTGAAACTAAAGTAGCGGTAATTTGTTTGTGTCACGATTGTGGTAAAATGGTGCACAGCCAGTTGCTGTTAtgaatttacatttacattttcagaaagcGCACGGTTATtgttgtaaattattactgttagtCAAGTCTACGAGATTTGACCCttattttgttatgtcagtgctaTAGATTTGTAGGCGTTACCTCGTCATTTACTTCCTGTGTTGCACTAAATATTACCCCACCCAGTTTGTTTATGGCTACAGCACAAGTGCTCAGGTGAGTTCCAGcgacctgttaaaaaaaaaaaaaaaaaaaaaacgctgggGCACAAAAAATCTGGTAAAGGTAATGGATTTTGCTgctgcacaaaacacattctttatataaaatgaattttcctttcaaaaatggaTAAGGCCGATTGGAGAGAGAAGTCTCTTTCTTCCCCCCCAGGCGTGCTGTTAAACTACTAGCAGCAGTCTTTTGGAGGTTTCTTACTGGCAGTAGATGTTTTTCTGATAAGAAGAAACCCCAAAAGGGTGCTGTCACTCCAAAGTTAAGTTTTGAAAactaaaaaggtttaaacagcaAAACAACGTGGGCCTGCTGGTTAAATCCTTCTGCTTAAGAAGTTCAGAAAACGTGTTCTGCAAGTAGCCTCttctgcagtgtttttgttaaatgctgTCTGTATGTCTCAGTATTGTTATTGTGACGCTGTTGTCATAGCCATGCTGTTCTCGAAGGTGAAGTCACCCCTCCCCTGTTTTAACACCGTTATTAGGCAGTGCGAAATTTTGGGTTGCAGTGCTCATACAAATCCTGCCCCTGTCCCAGGAGATGGCTTGTCCACCTCTCTCCGCAACAGATGTAACATGGCGCTGCTGTTTTCTCTCACTAAGACATTTTATTAATATGCAGAGGCTAAGGGCGATTTTACAGAAGAGCTCTTGTTTCATAACAAGCAATCATAGCTGCACTGTGACATACTGGAAGCACGCAGTATTTTACACAAGTGTGTGTTTGTCAGGAAAGTTAACGGTGCAGAGAGGCACTCCCATCGTTTCGTTTTGCACAGATATGTATAGTTGCATGGTATCTTCCAATGTGTAACCTTTTGTACACTCTGTTttcagtccagtttgtttacattccccataGTTAGTTTTAACTGCCCATTCACTGAGTCACATACCACTGTTAAGAACATGCTGCAACAGCAGTTATACAtgcaaaaaagcaacaaaaaaagagaagttTCACACaccttgtttttgtctttttcatcCACATCCTTCAACTGAGGACTAATTAGAATGGAGCTCTGTGTATTACTGATAGCACAGTAAAGTGCCTCACTCCCCCTGTGTTTTATTAGATGCTGTCATTTCGCATGGCTTGTAAGTACATGTGGAAATTGAAATTATGTCGTAACATCCCTAGTTAGCTAAGCTTAATAACAGGGTGCAGTCAGTGCTTCTGTAATCTCTCGGATCTGCTGTTAGCCTTTGCTCTTTACATGATCTGTATAAGGTGAACCTCTGGGAATGAGCATCTACCCAATAAACATACTATACTGTACCCAGCAGTGACCTGGAcctggtttttgtgctgcatTTGAAATAGGGACTAATAAGGAGTCACTTCTGTTGGCTCCCTTTAAATACTTTGAAGTCTCCCCAAACCCTCCTTTGTCCTCATATAAGCAGGTTCAGTTCTCTCTGTCTAATAATACAGACATATAAAGTTTCACATGTAAATAAAACCTTTGTCTGTTTATAGCTTGCCTCCCAGTTTCCATCTGATGAAATCATCCTACTCACTGCGTCCCCTCTAATTAAAGCTGTAACGCATTTCAAACAGGTAAGAGATTAAAAGCCACTTCTGTGTATGAGATGCCTTGTTAAGTCCTAATACTGTAACTAACATTAGACACTAAACCAGAAGATTCAGAGAAGACTTTAGTAAGTACTTTCTTTTAACTAGAATAAAGTAGATTCTTTTTTTGTACTGGGATTAATGACCATGTATTGGGAGCGGGGGGGAAGCCACCTCACTGTTTCACAGCAGAAACGTCAAACACCCACAATGCTTACAGTGGTTGTGGTTATAGTCTGTGTATACTTTTACTTGAGATGTTACGTGAGATGTTTGTTCTAAATAATTGTATAATTGACTAGATTGTATGTATCTGTATATGAAATGCTGGCGCAGACAATTTGAGCCTCACTCCTCACTCAGTCTCTGTCAGGGAAAATGCTTTAGTAagttctaaccctaacctcactCCTCACTCAGTCTCTGTCCGGGAAAATGCTACAGTAagttctaaccctaacctcactCCTCACTCAGTCTCTGTCAGAGAGAATGCTTCAGTAAGTTGTAACCCTAACCTCACTCCTCACCCAATCTCTGTCAGGGAGCATGCCACCTtaaattctaaccctaaccctaaccctaacctcactcCTCACTGAGTCTCTGTCAGGGAGAATGCTACAGTAAGTTCTAACCTTAACCTCACTCCTCACTGAGTCTCTGTCAGGGAGAATGCTTCAGTAAGTTCTAACCCTAGTCCTAAGCTCACTCCTCACTCAGTCTCTGTCAGGGAGAATACTTCAGTaagttctaaccctaaccctaaccctaacctcactcCTCACTGAGTCTCTGTCAGGGAGAATACTTCAGTaagttctaaccctaaccctaagctcACTCCTCACTCAGTCTCTGTCAGGGAGAATACTTCAGTAagttctaaccctaacctcactCCTCACTCAGTCTCTGTCAGGGAGAATGCTACAGTAAGTTCTAACCCTAGCCCTAAGCTCACTCCTCACTCAGTCTCTGTCAGGGAGAATACTTCACTaagttctaaccctaaccctaacctcactcCTCACTCAGTCTCTGTCAGGGAGAATGCTACAGTAAGTTCTAACCCTAGCCCAAACCCTAACCTCACTCCTCACTCAGTCTCTGTCAGGGAGAATGCTTCAGTaagttctaaccctaaccctaaccctaacctcactcCTCACTCAGTCTCTGTCAGGGAGAATGCTTCAGTaagttctaaccctaaccctaaccctaacctcactcCTCACTCAGTCTCTGTCAGGGAGAATGCTTCAGTAagttctaaccctaacctcactCCTCACTCAGTCTCTGTCAGGGAGAATGCTTCAGTaagttctaaccctaaccctaacctcactcCTCACTCAGTCTCTGTCAGGGAGAATGCTACAGtaaattctaaccctaaccctaaccttaacctcaCTCCTCACTCAGTCTCTGCCAGGGAGAATACTACAATAagttctaaccctaacctcactTCTCACTCAGTCTCTGCCAGGGAGACTGCTACAATAAGTTCTAACCCCATTCTTTGTTTTGAACTGGAAGGTCTCTAAAGTTCTAGAAGATTTTGATGTGGAAGAGCAGCCCCACAGTTTCTTGGAAGAGAGGAACCCGAACGTCCGAGTGATCCAGTCTGCAGTGAAGGCACTGGCAGCAAACCAGCACGTAACAAATACACCTTCTTTGTTTCCCTTAACACTTGGTTTGCTTTTCTTTCATAATACTGTTCACTACCACTTAATAAATCAGTAATCAATAAGTCAAAAACTCTGTGTGCCTCCTATTGTAGTTTTCAATAGTGGCCCACAATGTCCttgaatagatagatagatatgtgtagtttttctagtttatttgtcttttaatatttcttacattttggaaaacaaataGAAGAAATTATATATGTAGACCCACATTGTGTGCATGTGTTCGTTTCATTTTGAATGTGATCATGAATCTGTTGCGCTTTGCTTGTGCACCGGCTAGCATTACAAGCAGCAGCATGAGGTTTCATTGACAGATCAGTCACTGTGCTCTGTTGCAGGTTCTGGGAGTGTTGCAAGACCTGCTTTTCATGTTCACTGCATCAGAATTCCAGAGGTGTTACTGCTTCTTACTTAAGCAAGAATGAGTTTGTTTTTAAGGGTAGTTTGCCTGGTGATAAATATTATCATTTCTAATGAAGCTCACAATAGTAGCATTGATGTTTGCTGTAGGTTATTGTGGAGGGCCTTGTAAGAGAGTATCATGACAAGTGTCCAAGTGGGCAGGAattatgcaaaagaaaaaagacgCAGTAAACTGCTCACTATTACTGTTTCCATTGAAAATCTAAATTCAGCACAGTCTTTTTACACAAAGGGTAAGGCTTCAAGCGCTTCTCTTCAATTACCACATTGACACAAGGTAAATAATTGTGGCTAGCACTTGAACACAATACCCTAACCCGATGGTCCTGGACTGCAGTACATTCCTGTCCAGCATCACATCTGAGTTTAACTTGTCTATCGGGGCGGTCAGTAATCGATTACCACATGCACATGGGCTGCTTGGACGTATTGACAATCTCATAGTACATCTCATGTTGGAATGCACTCATCACACAATTAACAAAGACATTTTCTACACAAGTGCTCTTATATTTTGTACCTTTAAGTACTTTAAAACATTCAAGATTACTTTTGACCTTGCTGCCTGCTGCCATGTTTGTGTTGGACTTAAATCAGACGGGCACATTGTATAATTTACAAACAAGCAGCATTGTAGCGTACCCATGTAGCCCATGTTTAGAGCTTAAATAGGCCTTGTTTATAATTAGCCGAATGGATACCCACATACCCAGGCATTTTCAGGATGCTTTGAGATTtccagtatctatctatctgtctgtctgtcgtaTATCTGAGCACTTCTTGCTTTGATCTGGAAGCTCTTTAGCATACTTCAGCAGTTCAGTCTATTCCCGGAGAGTCTCCTGAGTGTTGTGGTGCAGAGGAGAACAGTGGAGACAGGCAGAGTCAGAGGGAGGGGATTGGGAGATTTAATAAGTAAATACTGCAGTTAACCTGTAAGCAGCCAGTAGAGATTGCAGAGAATCGGAGTGACTTGGATTGATTTTTCTGTGGGAGTCACGTGGAGCTgcatatgggaaaaaaaaaaaaaaagttttgaaggAGAAAAGGGTTCAGGAAAAAAGTCCTCAACACTGCCACTGTGTGGATGCTCATGGTAATACGTTAAGGTACTGTTTCTAACCTTGTCATGGTAATCTTTTTTCACATGCTTGTTTTTGGGGGATTTTAGACAGTATGCACCGAAGATGGGAGACGTTATGTATATGAGAAGTTGTGCATATGTGCAGGAGGGAGACCCAAGTTGATCACCCACGGCAACCCTCACGTGCTTGGAATCCGTGACACAGACAGTGCACAGGTAAAGAACGGCAGGCAGTGCTTTGTGTAAGTCCGAGCCATCTCCATTCACAGAGCTGACACTTGTTcaagtttcttgtgttttgctggcaatacacagtagTGCCCCAGAGGTTTCTTGTACTTTGTCTTTCAGTGACAATTGATTTCCTGTATCTTATGATTAGTGGGGTTCTctttgttgcttttgtttgcaTGCAGGTGTTTCAGAAACGTTTGTCCAGCGCCAGGAGAATTGCCTTGGTGGGGAATGGAGGAATAGCTCTGGAGCTTGTGTAAGTAACTTTTCACCTGGTTTGGTAAACAAGCAAGTAAGAAAGGAGTCCCCAGTTTCTCAAAGACAAGGCGTGTGTGATTCAATGATTTGGTTTTCCAGGTTCCTTTGGCATTGGATTAACAGGGTATTTGCTGTCCTCTCCAGGTATGAAATAGAGGGCTGTGAAGTGATCTGGGCTGTAAAGGATAAAGCCATGGGAAACACATTCTTTGATGCTGGAGCAGCTCAGTTTTTAGTTCCTCAGTTGGAATCTGCGAAGCCGAAGCCCCCAGCAACTTGTAAAAGGACTAAATACACCACCGAAGGTAACCTTGTGTTATTAGCACTGATTAAATACACCCCAAAGGTAACCTTGTGTTATTAACActaacaacattatcactgctCCCCTTTTTACTTGTGCTTCTCCCTGATCACTGCTGATGATGTAGGCCACTCCCACGGTCTTGGTTAAGTGTTAAAGTCTGTTTAACCAGCACATTGCTTAGACCCTGCATGTATCTATAGACTTCTCTCTGTTTATTTAAAGGAATGAAATTGTCATTTGTGTTATGCAGAGGGTTGGCACGCTGTGCAGAGTGTTTCGTTTGCTTTGATTTGAGCTGCTGCTAAGCATCACCTTTGAATGCACTGGTGACCGCGTGTTGTGATCGCAGTTTATTTCCAGCTTTCTTTGTTCTAGGTCCCAAACATCAGGAACAAAGTGCTGCTGAAGGGGGAGAGCTTGGCAGCGCCCTGGGGCCCGATTGGCATGAAGGAATGAAACTCAAAGGGACTAAAGAGGTGATTGTTTTAGGACACTAAAAATAATCAGGCACATGAGTCTgcagctttgtgtttttctttaccctGTGGAAAAGTAGCAGTCACGCCCGAGAGTTATATATAGCGTGCCAATTCCACCAGACTCTAGGCATTGGTGGGCTATAGTGCATGTTATATATTAGAAATATAGAGCGGTTTCAGATATTTAATCAGTCATTTAGCAGTCTGATGGTTTAAAACACGGTTATTGAtgataatacagtataatgaatAAACTAGACTGAATAAATCTTCTGATAAAATCAAGGCAATTGATTATTACTGCAAACCTTGGAACtgacacatataaataaatacttaattaaCTTTGAAACTTTCAGTgacggtatatatttttttcatatatcaaaaataaaaatgacaaataataaaaagtagacTTCTCAATGTGCACTCATTCAGTGTTTCTGTATTAACTGCTCTGTGGTGGTCACAGCTCCTAGTCGACCTGTCACAGCACGTACAAGCTTTTTACACATGTCTGCGGTATCTCTTTGTTACGCTTCTCAACGGGGCAGTACGAAGACTTTCACCACCCTCTTCGACTCAAGTTGATGATTAGATTCAGAACTGGGGTGGGAGATACGGAGCACATGTTTCCAACACCCAGTGCTTTTATAACTCATGCTCCCATTCAATAACATCCATTGATTTGTGTTTTACTAACCAGTAACAGTTTGATACTtggtatttattaacacattttagtaCATCGTTTTCCCTGGGGCACCTTTAACAGTGTTTGCGATTTTCAGGTTTTGCACAAAGTCCACTTTGAGTACCAGTGTGAAATCAGTCAAATATACCAACCGGAGGAATTCACAAAGTTAATGAAAACACCCCTGGCATTCCCAGAGCATGGTTCAGATCAAACGGAATCAACAGCAGATAAAGGTACGTGTCAAAGTGCACTGATGCATTTAGGGCTTCATTAGATAGAGGTGTGTGTTCGTGTGCTCATGCATTTAGGGGTTCATTAGATAGAGGTGTGTGTTAGTGTGCTCATGCATTTAGGGGTTCATTAGATAGAGGTGTGTGTTAGTGTGCTCATGCATTTAGGGGTTCATTAGATAGAGGTGTGTGTTAGTGTGCTCATGCATTTAGGGGTTCATTGGttcagtacagtatttgtaattggATGATTTTGTTCTTGGGTATAAACAATCGCACACTTTGGATTTTGTTCAATGCAGTATGTGCAATAAAAAGACCCTTCATCCCTACCTAGTGGTGACTTTGTAGattgcatgttaaaaaaatgtacactggAGAGAAGTGTATACAGGGTGTTAAGAATGTGCcctctgtccctttttaaaaCATGAGTCCGGTTCAAATGTATTGCagtttaacagattttttttttccagagctttgGCCAGTGTACATAGAGTTAACCAACGGGAAGGTGTATGGCTGTGATTTCATTGTTAGTGCAACCGGAGTTATCCCAAACACTGAGCCTTTTGTCAGTGGTAACAATGTAAGCATGGATACTTCTGCTTTATAACAATGTAAATTGGCACACAGGCTcagttttatactaaaatataatCCAGTGGTGTCTGTTTCCTGCAGTCTTCCATAGTTCAGCATTGTAgtgttgtaaatatatatattattaaaatagaccagTGCATGCAGTGTTATGTGACACATTGTGCTTTTGGATTTTGAACTGCAGGGTAAACCACTCAAATCTATAAATCTGATTAAGAATTGAGTCAAAGCTTAATAGGTCATATTTCCCTACTGTTCACTCAGTGGCCActatgggtaaaaaaaaacaaaactttgtgtgtatctgtgtgtgtgtgtgtgtgtgtgtatatgtatatgtatatatatatatatatatatatatatatatatatatatatatatatatatatatagtatgatttGACCATTTGCAAAGTTGTATACAACATCTCTGTCAAAGTAAAGTTGTTCATGTTGAAATatcctttcaaaatgtaaacaagttttttaatattctttcatttaaaatgttcctagagtattaattattttacagatttatttgttttgatgttgtaGCTTGAAGTAGCTGAAGATTGTGGCCTTAAAGTCAATGAACACATGCGCACCTCGGAGCCTGATGTCTATGCAGCTGGAGATGTGTGCACCACTGCATGGGAGCCCAGCTCTCTGTGGCAGCAGGTAAGACTATAGAGATATTGATCCGgtcacactgtatttacacagTGGTTACTTAGTGAATGCACAGATActcacataattacaatgctattatgcatagttacaatgtacttaatgcatacatatgtaagtgcacaattgtatctcaaaagggttaggattatgtgcaaaaagatttacacattaagtgcattgtacgtgtgcatgtatttatttatttattttttttaacaaagtaactactatgcaaatacacagtaattagaggaactcagtgtaaagtgtgtgtgtgtcatgttctgtatgtattttttttagatgAGGTTGTGGACACAAGCCCGGCAGATGGGGTGGTATGCAGCAAAGTGCATGGCAGCAGATACACTGGGAGAGTCTATTGAGATGGACTTCTGCTTTGAGCTCTTTGCGCACATCACTAAGTTTTTCAATCATAAGGTGAGTATGAACCATGGCATGTACTGAAAGACGCTTTCCAGTCTTCTGGGTCCTGGGGTATTGGTTATTATGTCCAAGCTTTCAGTCAAATAAATAAGTGGTTTTCTGTCTTAAATTCACTGTCTTCTGAAAGACTTCTAGTAAAAACATTTGTCActgcatttatttcttttagtactgtatttcttaatgtatagatgaataataataataataataataataataataataataataataataataataatgagatatATAACACAATACTTCTCACCTCTTCAGAAACAGATCTCAAATAGGCATATGTGACGAATTCATTCTGGAAATGACGGTGTACAAGTGAAAAGCATTTTTCCCCACATAATGACACCTCTGATCTCCCCAGCACACACATGTACCATGCCGTGCGTTCCTTGTGTTCCAGGTGGTCTTACTGGGAAAGTACAATGCTCAGGGCCTGGGCAGCGATCACCAGCTGCTTCTGCGATGCACTAAAGGGCATGAATACGTGAAGGTGGTCATGCAGAATGGGAGGATGATGGGCGCTGTGCTCATTGGGGAAACAGACCTGGAGGAAACATTTGAAAACCTGATCCTGAACCAGATGGACCTGTCTGCGTACGGGGAGGACCTTCTGAACCCCAATATCGATATAGAGGACTACTTCGATTAGTGATGAGCAGAAATGAATATCCGTGGAAGACAGACGGTGCTCAAGGGACACTGTGGAAACTGGTGTGCGATTCAGCGTTCAAAGAAGCCTCTTTTTATTAAGTGAAGGGAAAGAATACATCCACAGTAATGACTTCAGTGTATGTAAGGAAAatgtaaagcataaaaaaaagCCAAGGAcacatgattaatttattttttttaatttccaaaatTTATTGTAGCGtacaatgtgtttaataaaagccTACAACCTTTACAGGTTCAGTAGTGATTGCAgaactaattacattttttttc
This window encodes:
- the pyroxd1 gene encoding pyridine nucleotide-disulfide oxidoreductase domain-containing protein 1 isoform X1; the encoded protein is MAAAESQRCKFLIVGGGIAGVTCAEQLASQFPSDEIILLTASPLIKAVTHFKQVSKVLEDFDVEEQPHSFLEERNPNVRVIQSAVKALAANQHTVCTEDGRRYVYEKLCICAGGRPKLITHGNPHVLGIRDTDSAQVFQKRLSSARRIALVGNGGIALELVYEIEGCEVIWAVKDKAMGNTFFDAGAAQFLVPQLESAKPKPPATCKRTKYTTEAFFVLGPKHQEQSAAEGGELGSALGPDWHEGMKLKGTKEVLHKVHFEYQCEISQIYQPEEFTKLMKTPLAFPEHGSDQTESTADKELWPVYIELTNGKVYGCDFIVSATGVIPNTEPFVSGNNLEVAEDCGLKVNEHMRTSEPDVYAAGDVCTTAWEPSSLWQQMRLWTQARQMGWYAAKCMAADTLGESIEMDFCFELFAHITKFFNHKVVLLGKYNAQGLGSDHQLLLRCTKGHEYVKVVMQNGRMMGAVLIGETDLEETFENLILNQMDLSAYGEDLLNPNIDIEDYFD
- the pyroxd1 gene encoding pyridine nucleotide-disulfide oxidoreductase domain-containing protein 1 isoform X2, which codes for MAAAESQRCKFLIVGGGIAGVTCAEQLASQFPSDEIILLTASPLIKAVTHFKQVSKVLEDFDVEEQPHSFLEERNPNVRVIQSAVKALAANQHTVCTEDGRRYVYEKLCICAGGRPKLITHGNPHVLGIRDTDSAQVFQKRLSSARRIALVGNGGIALELVYEIEGCEVIWAVKDKAMGNTFFDAGAAQFLVPQLESAKPKPPATCKRTKYTTEGPKHQEQSAAEGGELGSALGPDWHEGMKLKGTKEVLHKVHFEYQCEISQIYQPEEFTKLMKTPLAFPEHGSDQTESTADKELWPVYIELTNGKVYGCDFIVSATGVIPNTEPFVSGNNLEVAEDCGLKVNEHMRTSEPDVYAAGDVCTTAWEPSSLWQQMRLWTQARQMGWYAAKCMAADTLGESIEMDFCFELFAHITKFFNHKVVLLGKYNAQGLGSDHQLLLRCTKGHEYVKVVMQNGRMMGAVLIGETDLEETFENLILNQMDLSAYGEDLLNPNIDIEDYFD